One genomic window of Blastopirellula retiformator includes the following:
- a CDS encoding efflux RND transporter periplasmic adaptor subunit produces the protein MKRLLPWTLGLAALIAAPATAGDIPVNSTLLKIIETVEVPAQQAGALDKMQVREGTIVDRGELLAHIGDKEMELKLVAKQAEHAIAQREANNDVNIRFSRKSLEVSQAELQRALDAIANFPNAVTQTELDRLRLLAEKNRLEIEQSSEQQEIAKLTANLKEAEAAITGERLAKHKIVAPIEGMVVHVFRRVGEWVDIADPVVKIVRIDRLRAEGFVRSEEAAIGLEDRAATVRVSLPNSDQLVVPGKVTFVDPEVDPVNGDVRVWVEIENADLKLRPGLRVEMSIAGDDDKETPPAEVTVDK, from the coding sequence ATGAAACGACTCTTGCCCTGGACCTTGGGACTGGCCGCATTGATCGCGGCGCCGGCGACCGCTGGCGATATTCCAGTCAATTCGACGTTGCTCAAGATCATTGAGACGGTCGAAGTGCCGGCCCAGCAAGCGGGCGCCCTCGACAAGATGCAGGTCCGCGAAGGAACAATCGTCGACCGCGGCGAACTGCTCGCCCATATCGGCGACAAAGAGATGGAATTGAAATTGGTCGCCAAACAGGCGGAGCATGCCATCGCCCAACGCGAAGCGAACAACGACGTCAACATTCGCTTCTCACGAAAGTCGCTCGAAGTCTCGCAAGCTGAACTGCAGCGAGCGCTCGACGCGATCGCCAATTTCCCCAATGCGGTGACGCAAACCGAGCTCGATCGGTTGCGGCTCTTGGCCGAGAAGAACCGGCTGGAGATTGAACAGTCGAGCGAACAGCAAGAGATCGCCAAGCTGACCGCCAACCTGAAAGAAGCGGAAGCGGCGATCACCGGAGAGCGTCTGGCGAAGCATAAGATCGTTGCGCCGATCGAAGGTATGGTCGTCCATGTTTTTCGCCGCGTCGGCGAGTGGGTCGACATCGCTGATCCGGTGGTGAAGATCGTGCGGATTGATCGCCTGCGGGCTGAAGGTTTCGTCCGCAGCGAAGAGGCGGCGATCGGCTTGGAAGATCGGGCGGCGACGGTGCGGGTTTCGCTGCCCAACAGCGACCAGCTAGTCGTGCCGGGAAAAGTGACCTTCGTCGATCCCGAAGTCGATCCGGTTAATGGCGACGTGCGGGTCTGGGTCGAGATCGAAAACGCCGATTTGAAACTTCGCCCCGGTTTGCGGGTCGAAATGTCGATCGCGGGCGATGACGACAAGGAGACGCCGCCTGCCGAAGTAACGGTGGATAAATAA
- a CDS encoding HlyD family efflux transporter periplasmic adaptor subunit — protein MAVSLKVRIRPDLKIARQQGTLEPRFVVKDPVTLRYFYFGEHEMFIMRRLDGQMSVAEIQDAYQEEYAPLKIRPVEIHTFCHSLHSRGLAIAGVAGQTKQLLERAERDRLWRWSTAPLSVLSIRLPGVDPDRSLDAVAPYFAWLFQKTTVIAVLTIASVLGLLGLLHVEEIFRRLPTMQSLFQGENLLWMAIALGLVKILHELGHALACKRFGGECHQIGVMLLAFVPCLYCDVSDAWLLPDRNRRMFVSAAGMYVELIVASLCAVLWYFSEPGVVQSICFSVMLVASVSTLVVNGNPLMRYDGYYIFADWVDVPNLSQQASEAIRRPLLRFFTRRDLDEMPFDANPRFLQAYGIAALVYRTMVIGVLVWFVYKMLKANDLTPLGDLVVVLVIAGLLFQPAIRFFRWWNRPMAMREVRGKRLAIAAVVGAFVLLGLAQIRWAARVQTPVLAQLAESQMIYVPVEGRIESTVAAGQHVVAGETLAKLVNDDLDLRRVELTGDVSEQRQHVENLRRQLNNDRSVAAQIPAAEAVLADLQRQLDVVSRDAERLTIKSPSDGVVMPPPLRVEEGQSQRQLPSWTGTPLQQQNRGALLQRGDLLAIVAESNQMEAQLLIHQRDVDLVNVGDEVKLLFDGLTGSTIQGKIVEISRDEVIAAPRNLAQDAQLPVEEGEAGEMSLVERSYQATVQLDSVPIKLLPGTRGKAVVLGRSLSLGQRISRWISGNFRFEL, from the coding sequence GTGGCCGTCTCGCTGAAAGTACGCATCCGCCCTGATCTAAAGATCGCCCGGCAGCAGGGAACGCTGGAGCCCCGCTTTGTGGTGAAGGATCCGGTGACGCTGCGCTACTTCTATTTCGGCGAGCATGAGATGTTCATCATGCGGCGTCTCGATGGCCAGATGTCGGTCGCCGAGATTCAAGATGCGTACCAAGAGGAATACGCCCCGCTGAAAATTCGCCCGGTCGAGATTCATACGTTTTGCCATTCGCTGCATTCCCGGGGCCTGGCGATCGCCGGAGTCGCGGGACAGACGAAGCAACTGTTAGAACGGGCCGAACGAGATCGCCTTTGGCGGTGGTCGACGGCGCCGTTGTCGGTTCTGTCGATCCGCTTGCCCGGCGTTGATCCAGATCGGTCGCTCGATGCGGTCGCTCCCTATTTCGCCTGGCTGTTTCAAAAGACGACGGTGATCGCCGTGCTGACGATTGCCAGCGTGCTGGGTTTGCTGGGGCTGCTACATGTCGAGGAGATCTTCCGGCGCCTGCCGACAATGCAGTCGCTGTTTCAGGGAGAAAACCTGCTGTGGATGGCGATCGCCCTGGGCTTGGTCAAGATTTTGCACGAACTGGGGCATGCGCTCGCCTGCAAACGCTTTGGAGGCGAGTGCCATCAGATTGGCGTGATGTTGTTGGCGTTCGTTCCTTGTTTGTACTGCGACGTTTCGGACGCGTGGCTGCTGCCCGACCGAAACCGCCGGATGTTCGTATCGGCGGCAGGAATGTATGTCGAGTTGATCGTCGCGTCGCTCTGTGCGGTGCTGTGGTATTTCAGCGAGCCGGGCGTCGTGCAGTCGATCTGCTTCAGCGTGATGCTGGTCGCCAGCGTCAGTACGCTCGTGGTTAACGGCAATCCCTTGATGCGCTACGACGGCTACTATATTTTCGCCGACTGGGTCGACGTGCCGAACCTGTCGCAGCAAGCGAGCGAAGCGATTCGCCGTCCGCTGCTGCGGTTCTTTACCAGGCGCGACTTGGACGAAATGCCGTTTGACGCGAACCCCCGGTTCTTGCAGGCGTATGGGATCGCCGCGCTCGTTTACCGCACGATGGTGATCGGCGTACTGGTGTGGTTCGTCTATAAAATGTTGAAGGCGAACGATCTGACGCCGCTGGGCGATCTGGTCGTCGTGTTGGTAATCGCAGGCTTGCTGTTTCAGCCAGCGATTCGATTTTTCCGCTGGTGGAACCGACCGATGGCGATGCGCGAAGTTCGAGGAAAACGCCTGGCGATTGCGGCCGTCGTAGGCGCCTTTGTCTTGTTGGGCTTAGCGCAGATCCGCTGGGCGGCTCGCGTTCAGACCCCGGTGCTGGCGCAATTGGCCGAGTCGCAAATGATCTACGTGCCGGTCGAAGGCAGGATCGAATCGACCGTCGCGGCCGGCCAGCATGTCGTTGCCGGCGAGACGCTGGCGAAACTAGTCAACGATGATCTCGACTTGCGGCGGGTCGAACTGACCGGCGATGTGAGCGAGCAGCGGCAGCATGTCGAGAATCTCCGTCGCCAGCTGAACAATGATCGATCCGTCGCGGCGCAGATTCCAGCCGCCGAGGCGGTACTGGCCGACCTGCAAAGACAGCTAGACGTGGTCAGCCGCGATGCCGAGCGACTGACCATCAAGTCGCCCAGCGACGGCGTGGTGATGCCGCCGCCGCTGCGAGTGGAAGAGGGGCAAAGCCAACGGCAGTTGCCAAGTTGGACCGGCACGCCGCTTCAGCAGCAGAATCGGGGCGCGCTGCTGCAGCGAGGCGATCTGTTGGCGATCGTCGCCGAGAGCAACCAGATGGAAGCCCAACTGCTGATCCACCAGCGCGACGTCGACCTAGTGAATGTTGGCGACGAGGTGAAGCTGCTGTTTGACGGACTAACTGGCTCGACGATTCAAGGGAAGATCGTCGAGATCTCCCGCGATGAGGTGATCGCCGCTCCGCGCAATTTGGCCCAAGACGCCCAGTTGCCGGTTGAGGAAGGGGAGGCGGGCGAAATGTCGCTGGTCGAACGTTCGTATCAGGCGACCGTCCAGCTCGACTCGGTCCCAATCAAGCTGTTGCCAGGCACCCGGGGCAAAGCGGTCGTGCTGGGGCGTTCGCTCTCGCTCGGCCAACGGATCTCGCGGTGGATCAGCGGCAACTTCCGGTTCGAGCTGTAA
- a CDS encoding protein kinase domain-containing protein — protein sequence MFVCPQCKAQLTEAQHSEGLCPDCGAALDGQEAIGRTIDLPSGEEIGQTFEFELVDDAPDADDSPSEASDMPLHGATVELDSPEAGEHDVMQTIDLPDVQDAPPPPPRNVVAPPSADPPAANASGPSDDEFEFTLSGEEPESAEPPHEVNRTIDIDQPPADFGGTIDLPDAAFAAERTMELPEGADVPKYGQTVDLPADGPGRTIDLPDAYGADQTVDSVGSAGSDFDQPMGSKPLSADGVRRYWEGAENPGDSPLTSLKTATIARGRELGVEIRERILVKDGQQGVSSDYELINVLGEGGMGTVYAADQKSVRRRVAIKTLKNRGGKRRDDRAKFLSEAVLTGFLDHPNIVPIHELGQTGDGMLFYSMKLVSGTPWHEAIRNKSELENLEYLDRVCDAVAFAHSRSVIHRDLKPENVMLGEYGEVLVMDWGLAVDLNRGDHFSMGGTPAYMAPEMVRGPIEAIGISSDIYLLGAILYEIVTGAPPHAAKTVTECLVAAAENKITPFESKSTLLKIAMKAMSTDMNERYVTVAAFQSAIREYQYHSQSLGMTTRAREELDEAKASQNYEQFSRALFGFQDAIELWPKNEAAIAGFRDARRDYAECALAKADFDLGLQQLEESDPETRSLYDALIRGRNDRRLAQSRKRFAQMSAIAAMVLLMVGAVAFGVVVYGKNAVIAKERDNAEQQRLLAEQNALIATQNESEALAAKDEAEQAEMAALVAKQAAEKAQKAAEDAQKKEEEQRALAEKNEEKAKQSAIAADKAREDANERRAEAEFAAVFSRIGLAQAKIEANDIGRAIELLDQISPRFRNWEWGHLYERCHADVPQIDAQRPIRAIALSPQGDLTAVGGADGIVSLYATGEGELAQSSLDLQGTPITSLAFAPSGDYLLIGCDDPKQHLLAWYPTTGEKRSITIRNPYVLAEDDIPYRIDRVAFDAISGVAFVAANGYLFTIDSPEATAKPLRYFSDGLYGVSPSLDGTTLLLAGGNVRRGRVETVDLETNETAAEISLSEIPIAACWIGPDMAAVATSDGAMATWTVGQSDVAEFDQLNSRVNTLDYNPESGMLAAAMEDGSICVWAVSEDQSWPVRGKTLRGHLDVVTSARWSKDGKTLISGSVDEHLRYWDYKAYRDQLTIQHDSGILTAAYSSDGRLAATGDSGGVVRIFQPGLLDGGDVLELKEGDWLAEARATEFGAQFVGPNHLVTQIGGVSAAVWQLDSTRQISSFPIGGNSVAIAASPDGERFALQDGENELLRIRNFAGDEVKIPQPAKAWGLDFSPSGDKIAVAKLVMGSVYSAQTADGSLLWKRAMNGVKQMGFLKEDVVAIGGARGSEGGVIVLETFSGRQLAEFRAADGESYQAFVLSPDRTKVAALFRSGEAAEHVVKIWSPDSETLATTSVPFEVKSMAFLADGKLLLASDQEVSLWNMKDPPQPISGIAQAVAGTGRRINSVIASPVRDDQLAIAFTNRDVELWNLAAGPMQRLNSARPVVYVGFSSDDKEVISVHSDGVVRRWNVLDGTKRGQWMTTCRDVTSAALAGDKLAIACRDASLTILDWRTGKSLADGQLTSAALDMQWSPQGDARLIAGCVDGQLRIVSGENAQPVGEPFGGHEGSYLGVAIDDDGKRLAAVSSDRKVRVWLEVDLKNGKIGDARTQDGHSAEVTSVAFSPDGRRLVTGSSDSMVIVWYVDRPDKDQSLLMREIMPLRGHQKGIKAINFSPRKNELLTAGDDGRATVWFAVDWREEQEAPQPMAESE from the coding sequence ATGTTCGTCTGTCCGCAATGTAAAGCCCAGCTGACCGAAGCGCAGCACTCGGAAGGACTTTGTCCTGATTGCGGCGCTGCGCTGGACGGCCAAGAGGCGATCGGCCGCACGATAGATCTTCCCAGCGGCGAAGAGATTGGACAGACGTTCGAGTTCGAGTTGGTCGATGACGCGCCGGACGCGGATGATTCGCCGAGCGAAGCCAGCGACATGCCCCTTCATGGCGCAACGGTCGAGCTTGATTCCCCCGAAGCTGGCGAGCATGACGTGATGCAGACGATCGATCTGCCGGACGTCCAAGATGCTCCGCCGCCGCCGCCGCGCAACGTTGTCGCTCCACCTTCGGCGGATCCGCCGGCGGCGAATGCGTCAGGGCCGAGCGACGACGAGTTTGAATTCACCCTCTCTGGCGAAGAGCCGGAATCTGCGGAGCCGCCGCACGAAGTCAATCGCACGATCGACATTGATCAGCCCCCTGCCGATTTTGGCGGGACAATCGATCTGCCGGACGCGGCGTTTGCCGCTGAGCGAACGATGGAGTTGCCGGAAGGCGCCGACGTGCCGAAGTATGGTCAGACGGTCGACTTGCCAGCCGACGGGCCGGGCCGCACCATCGACTTGCCGGATGCGTATGGCGCCGACCAAACGGTCGACAGCGTTGGCTCGGCAGGCTCCGACTTTGACCAACCGATGGGCTCCAAGCCGCTCTCGGCCGACGGAGTTCGCCGCTATTGGGAAGGCGCCGAGAATCCTGGCGACTCGCCGCTCACGTCGCTGAAGACGGCGACCATCGCCCGCGGCCGTGAATTGGGCGTGGAGATTCGCGAGCGGATTCTGGTCAAAGACGGCCAGCAAGGCGTTTCCTCCGACTACGAACTGATCAACGTGCTCGGAGAAGGGGGGATGGGTACGGTCTACGCCGCCGATCAAAAGTCGGTCCGGCGTCGCGTGGCGATCAAGACGCTGAAGAACCGGGGCGGCAAACGGCGGGACGACCGCGCCAAGTTTCTCAGCGAAGCGGTCCTGACTGGTTTTTTGGACCATCCGAACATCGTGCCGATTCACGAATTGGGGCAGACCGGCGACGGCATGCTCTTCTATTCGATGAAGTTGGTCAGCGGCACTCCCTGGCACGAGGCGATCCGCAACAAGTCCGAACTCGAAAACCTCGAATACCTCGACCGCGTTTGCGATGCGGTGGCGTTCGCGCACTCGCGGAGCGTGATTCACCGCGACCTCAAGCCCGAGAACGTCATGCTCGGCGAGTATGGCGAAGTGCTGGTGATGGACTGGGGGTTGGCGGTTGATCTGAATCGGGGCGATCATTTCAGCATGGGCGGAACGCCCGCCTACATGGCGCCCGAAATGGTTCGCGGTCCGATCGAAGCGATCGGCATCAGCAGCGACATCTACTTGTTGGGCGCGATCCTGTACGAGATCGTGACCGGGGCGCCGCCGCATGCCGCCAAGACGGTGACAGAATGCCTGGTCGCGGCCGCCGAAAACAAAATCACGCCGTTTGAGTCGAAAAGCACGCTGCTGAAAATCGCCATGAAGGCGATGTCGACCGATATGAACGAGCGCTATGTGACGGTCGCGGCGTTTCAGTCGGCGATTCGCGAGTACCAATATCACTCGCAGAGCTTGGGGATGACGACCCGCGCTCGCGAAGAGTTGGACGAAGCGAAAGCGTCGCAAAACTACGAGCAGTTCTCCCGCGCGCTGTTTGGCTTTCAGGATGCGATCGAGCTGTGGCCGAAAAATGAAGCGGCGATCGCCGGCTTTCGAGACGCACGACGCGACTACGCCGAGTGCGCCCTGGCGAAGGCGGACTTCGATCTTGGTCTGCAGCAATTGGAAGAGAGCGATCCCGAAACGCGCTCGCTGTACGACGCGCTGATCCGCGGGCGTAACGATCGTCGCTTGGCGCAGTCGCGAAAGCGTTTCGCGCAGATGTCGGCGATTGCGGCGATGGTGCTGCTGATGGTTGGCGCGGTTGCGTTCGGCGTAGTCGTCTACGGCAAGAATGCCGTGATCGCCAAAGAACGGGACAACGCCGAACAACAGCGTCTGTTGGCGGAACAAAACGCTCTGATCGCCACGCAGAATGAGAGCGAGGCGCTGGCAGCCAAGGACGAGGCGGAGCAGGCCGAGATGGCGGCGTTGGTTGCCAAGCAGGCCGCCGAAAAAGCGCAGAAAGCGGCCGAAGATGCCCAGAAGAAGGAAGAGGAACAGCGGGCCCTGGCGGAGAAGAATGAAGAGAAAGCGAAGCAAAGTGCGATCGCCGCGGATAAGGCTCGTGAAGATGCGAACGAGCGCCGCGCCGAGGCGGAGTTCGCCGCCGTTTTCTCGCGGATCGGGTTGGCGCAAGCCAAGATCGAAGCGAACGATATCGGCCGCGCGATTGAATTGTTGGATCAGATTTCGCCACGGTTCCGGAACTGGGAATGGGGGCATCTCTACGAGCGCTGTCATGCCGACGTGCCGCAGATCGACGCCCAGCGGCCGATTCGCGCGATCGCCTTGTCGCCGCAGGGTGATCTGACGGCGGTTGGCGGGGCCGACGGAATCGTTTCGCTTTACGCGACCGGCGAGGGGGAACTTGCCCAGAGTTCGCTCGATTTGCAGGGAACGCCGATCACATCGCTCGCGTTCGCGCCAAGCGGAGACTATTTGCTGATCGGTTGCGACGACCCAAAACAGCATCTGCTGGCCTGGTATCCAACGACCGGTGAGAAGCGGTCGATCACCATCCGCAATCCCTACGTGCTGGCGGAGGACGATATTCCTTATCGCATTGATCGCGTGGCGTTTGATGCGATCAGCGGCGTCGCATTTGTGGCGGCCAACGGTTACTTGTTTACGATCGACTCGCCCGAAGCGACCGCCAAGCCGCTCCGTTACTTCAGCGATGGTTTGTATGGCGTTAGTCCGTCGCTGGATGGAACGACGCTGCTATTGGCTGGCGGTAACGTCCGCCGGGGACGGGTCGAAACGGTCGACCTGGAAACCAACGAGACCGCCGCCGAGATCTCGCTCAGCGAGATCCCGATCGCCGCTTGTTGGATTGGGCCCGACATGGCGGCGGTAGCGACCAGCGATGGGGCGATGGCGACCTGGACGGTCGGCCAGTCGGACGTCGCGGAGTTTGATCAACTGAACTCGCGGGTCAATACGCTCGACTACAATCCCGAGAGCGGTATGTTGGCGGCGGCGATGGAAGATGGATCGATCTGCGTCTGGGCGGTTTCGGAAGATCAATCTTGGCCGGTGCGCGGCAAGACTTTGCGGGGTCATTTAGACGTCGTTACATCGGCGCGGTGGAGCAAGGACGGCAAGACTCTGATCTCTGGCAGCGTCGACGAGCATCTCCGTTATTGGGACTACAAAGCCTATCGCGATCAGTTGACCATTCAACATGACTCAGGCATCCTGACCGCCGCTTACTCCAGTGACGGACGTTTGGCGGCCACCGGCGACAGCGGCGGCGTCGTCCGCATCTTCCAGCCGGGGCTCTTGGATGGCGGCGACGTGCTGGAACTGAAAGAAGGAGATTGGCTGGCCGAAGCCCGGGCGACTGAATTTGGCGCCCAGTTTGTCGGACCCAATCACCTGGTAACGCAGATCGGCGGCGTTTCGGCAGCGGTCTGGCAACTCGATTCGACGCGACAAATCAGTTCGTTCCCGATTGGGGGCAATTCGGTCGCGATCGCCGCTTCGCCCGATGGAGAGCGTTTCGCGCTGCAGGATGGCGAGAACGAACTGCTGCGGATTCGCAACTTTGCTGGCGACGAGGTGAAGATTCCGCAGCCTGCCAAGGCCTGGGGACTCGACTTCTCGCCCAGCGGCGACAAGATCGCCGTCGCCAAGCTGGTGATGGGATCGGTTTACAGCGCACAAACGGCTGACGGTTCGCTGTTGTGGAAGCGGGCGATGAACGGCGTCAAGCAGATGGGCTTTCTGAAGGAAGACGTCGTTGCGATCGGTGGGGCCCGCGGCAGCGAAGGAGGCGTCATCGTTCTGGAAACTTTCAGCGGCCGACAACTGGCGGAGTTCCGCGCCGCCGATGGCGAGTCGTATCAGGCGTTCGTCTTGTCGCCGGATCGTACGAAAGTGGCGGCCCTGTTCCGAAGCGGCGAAGCAGCCGAACATGTCGTCAAGATCTGGAGTCCCGACTCCGAGACGCTGGCGACGACGAGCGTTCCCTTCGAGGTGAAGTCGATGGCGTTTTTGGCGGATGGAAAACTGCTGTTGGCCAGTGATCAAGAGGTCTCGCTCTGGAACATGAAGGACCCGCCGCAACCGATTTCCGGCATCGCCCAGGCGGTCGCCGGCACCGGACGACGAATCAATAGCGTGATCGCCTCGCCGGTCCGCGACGACCAGCTGGCGATTGCATTCACCAATCGCGACGTCGAACTATGGAACCTGGCGGCGGGCCCGATGCAGCGGCTCAATTCGGCGCGTCCGGTGGTGTACGTCGGATTCTCAAGCGATGACAAAGAAGTGATCTCGGTGCATAGCGACGGAGTCGTTCGTCGCTGGAACGTGCTGGATGGTACGAAGCGGGGGCAATGGATGACCACGTGCCGTGATGTGACTTCTGCGGCGCTTGCAGGGGACAAGTTGGCGATCGCCTGTCGCGACGCCAGCCTGACGATTCTCGATTGGCGGACCGGCAAGTCGCTGGCCGATGGACAGTTAACGTCGGCGGCGCTCGATATGCAGTGGAGCCCGCAAGGGGACGCACGGTTGATCGCCGGGTGCGTCGATGGTCAACTGCGGATCGTTTCTGGCGAAAACGCCCAGCCGGTCGGAGAGCCTTTCGGCGGCCATGAAGGAAGCTACCTGGGGGTTGCGATCGACGATGACGGCAAGCGTTTGGCGGCCGTCAGCAGCGACCGCAAGGTTCGGGTTTGGCTAGAAGTCGACCTGAAGAACGGAAAAATCGGAGACGCGCGGACGCAGGATGGCCATTCGGCCGAAGTGACCAGCGTCGCCTTCTCGCCGGACGGTCGCCGCCTGGTGACGGGAAGTTCCGACAGTATGGTGATTGTCTGGTATGTGGATCGACCTGACAAAGATCAATCGCTGTTGATGCGAGAAATCATGCCTCTGCGGGGACATCAGAAGGGGATTAAGGCGATCAACTTTTCCCCGCGCAAAAATGAGCTGCTAACCGCCGGCGATGACGGACGCGCCACGGTCTGGTTCGCCGTCGATTGGCGTGAAGAACAGGAGGCTCCTCAGCCGATGGCTGAAAGTGAGTAG
- a CDS encoding FHA domain-containing protein, with amino-acid sequence MRCALNIYAGPSAGQRIQIGDGQTIKVGRTHAAEFLIPADPHVSGLHFAVELANDQLMLTDLKSRNGTYVNGERISQPIALQDGDVVTIGKTHLQAAILGESTGSRSGFGSRLFDEQTAAANMDETGRAAKPPSPAPRYDSDLTEFLPSLPDKMLAAESSDEQQEIGDHYSRLSSGDFQKARQKAGYGSQANVEAPAKREAEQPVVHGAHPATSGAPSPGPLDYEAGVAPSGLNYFTQRVVVDPIAVARYIGQGRNLYAIVNLARLPGDDRSAFYREATAQGAVPISDNQLVLDDRSVAQFEKSMRSIWGRDAVICLASRAAKFAFVAHALRVADRLTYPSELLESLYTKSSGENDDLFQEVSAIMLEVERGAGWAIFKNDAEIRTWRTLGMPCPPASAGQ; translated from the coding sequence GTGCGATGCGCGCTTAACATTTACGCCGGCCCGAGCGCCGGTCAGCGAATCCAGATTGGTGATGGGCAGACCATTAAGGTTGGCCGAACTCATGCCGCCGAGTTTCTGATTCCTGCCGATCCGCACGTCTCGGGTTTGCATTTCGCGGTGGAGTTGGCCAACGACCAACTGATGCTGACCGACTTGAAGAGCCGCAACGGAACCTACGTCAACGGCGAACGGATATCGCAGCCGATCGCTTTGCAAGATGGGGACGTGGTCACGATCGGCAAGACGCATCTGCAAGCGGCCATTCTCGGCGAGTCGACGGGATCCCGTTCTGGGTTCGGCTCTCGGTTGTTTGATGAGCAGACCGCCGCCGCCAACATGGACGAGACGGGACGCGCTGCCAAACCGCCATCGCCGGCGCCGCGCTACGATTCGGATCTGACCGAGTTTCTGCCGTCGCTGCCCGACAAAATGCTGGCCGCTGAATCGAGCGACGAGCAACAAGAGATTGGGGATCACTACTCCCGGCTTTCCAGCGGCGACTTTCAAAAGGCGCGACAAAAGGCTGGCTATGGCAGTCAGGCCAACGTCGAAGCGCCCGCCAAGCGTGAGGCCGAGCAACCGGTCGTCCATGGCGCGCATCCCGCCACTTCCGGCGCACCGTCGCCGGGGCCGCTCGACTACGAAGCCGGCGTCGCTCCGTCGGGACTCAATTATTTCACGCAGCGAGTCGTGGTCGATCCGATCGCCGTCGCTCGCTATATCGGCCAGGGACGCAATCTGTACGCGATCGTCAATCTCGCGCGTCTGCCAGGGGACGACCGCAGCGCCTTTTATCGCGAGGCGACCGCTCAAGGCGCCGTACCGATTTCGGACAATCAGTTGGTGCTGGATGACCGGAGCGTCGCTCAGTTCGAAAAGTCGATGCGATCGATCTGGGGACGCGACGCGGTGATTTGTCTCGCTAGCCGGGCGGCCAAATTCGCGTTTGTCGCCCACGCGCTGCGGGTCGCCGATCGGCTGACCTATCCCAGTGAATTGCTCGAATCGCTCTACACGAAGTCGTCGGGCGAAAACGACGACCTGTTTCAAGAAGTCTCGGCGATCATGCTCGAGGTAGAGCGGGGAGCCGGCTGGGCGATCTTCAAGAACGACGCCGAGATTCGCACCTGGCGAACCCTTGGCATGCCGTGCCCTCCCGCTTCGGCAGGGCAGTAG
- a CDS encoding MarR family winged helix-turn-helix transcriptional regulator: protein MSASRLQEEIKKREPFASAEQEATLNLLRTSDQLHNRFGRLFRKYGLTSSQFNVLRILRGEGQPLPSLEIAERMIQVVPAITGLIDRLEKQELVERRRCSDDRRVVYVGITEKGSKLISEMDEPVKDLHIELMGHLSQEELKELSRLLEKARTSLAIDNEKRSDA, encoded by the coding sequence ATGTCGGCAAGTCGATTGCAAGAAGAAATCAAGAAGCGTGAGCCGTTCGCCTCGGCGGAACAAGAGGCGACGCTCAATCTCTTGCGAACGAGTGATCAGTTGCACAATCGATTCGGCCGCCTGTTTCGCAAGTACGGTTTGACCTCTTCGCAGTTCAACGTGTTGCGGATCCTGCGTGGCGAAGGGCAACCGTTGCCCAGCCTGGAAATCGCCGAGCGGATGATCCAAGTCGTGCCGGCGATCACCGGTTTGATCGACCGTTTGGAAAAGCAGGAACTGGTCGAGCGTCGGCGGTGCAGCGACGATCGTCGCGTGGTCTACGTTGGGATCACCGAGAAGGGCTCGAAGCTGATCAGCGAAATGGACGAGCCGGTCAAGGACTTGCACATCGAGCTGATGGGGCATCTCTCGCAGGAAGAGCTGAAAGAGTTGAGCCGCTTGTTAGAGAAAGCCCGGACGAGCTTGGCCATCGATAACGAAAAAAGATCGGACGCGTAA
- a CDS encoding pirin family protein, with protein sequence MIQVRKANDRGHFDHGWLNTYHTFSFAGYHDSEQMRFRDLRVMNEDWVAPGQGFGKHSHRDMEIVTYVLEGALEHQDSMGNGETLRPGEFQRMSAGSGILHSEFNPSTSDPVHLYQIWLYPAEKGIEPSYEQKSFPAEDRQNRLQLVASPDAAEGSLQIHQDARIYLAEIEKGSSVEHAIPADRHVWLQVLRGSVDLNGTLLETSDGAAISQEAALKITAADRAEVMLFEMN encoded by the coding sequence ATGATCCAGGTTCGAAAAGCCAACGATCGCGGCCACTTTGATCATGGCTGGCTCAACACCTACCACACCTTTTCGTTCGCAGGCTACCACGACTCAGAGCAAATGCGCTTTCGCGATTTGCGAGTGATGAACGAAGACTGGGTCGCGCCGGGGCAAGGCTTCGGCAAGCATTCGCATCGCGACATGGAGATCGTTACCTACGTGCTGGAAGGAGCGCTGGAGCACCAAGACTCGATGGGCAACGGAGAGACGCTGCGTCCCGGTGAATTCCAGCGGATGTCGGCTGGCTCGGGGATCTTGCACAGCGAGTTCAACCCATCGACGAGCGACCCGGTCCACCTGTATCAGATCTGGCTTTACCCGGCCGAGAAGGGAATTGAGCCGAGCTACGAACAAAAGAGTTTTCCCGCGGAAGATCGCCAAAACCGGCTTCAACTGGTCGCTTCGCCCGACGCGGCGGAAGGCTCACTGCAGATCCACCAAGATGCGCGGATCTACCTGGCCGAAATCGAGAAGGGCTCGTCGGTCGAGCATGCGATTCCGGCCGATCGTCACGTCTGGCTGCAGGTGCTTCGCGGTTCGGTCGACCTGAACGGCACGCTGCTGGAGACGAGCGACGGCGCTGCGATCAGTCAGGAGGCGGCCCTGAAAATCACCGCCGCCGATCGCGCCGAGGTGATGTTGTTTGAGATGAACTAG